In the genome of Sciurus carolinensis chromosome 3, mSciCar1.2, whole genome shotgun sequence, one region contains:
- the Ccr10 gene encoding LOW QUALITY PROTEIN: C-C chemokine receptor type 10 (The sequence of the model RefSeq protein was modified relative to this genomic sequence to represent the inferred CDS: deleted 1 base in 1 codon) has protein sequence MGTEPTEQVSWDPYSGDDEAAYSAEPMPELCYKADVQAFSRAFQPSVSLTVAALGLAGNGLVLATHLAARRTARSPTSAHLLQLALADLLLALTLPFAAAGALQGWSLGSATCRAISGLYSASFHAGFLFLACISADRYVAIARALPTGQRPSTPSRAHLVSVLVWLLSLLLALPALLFSRDGQREGQRRCRLIFPEGLTQTVKGASAVAQVVLGFALPLGVMAACYALLGRTLLAARGPERRRALRVVVALVAAFVVLQLPYSLALLLDTADLLAARERSCPASKRKDLALLVTGGLALARCGLNPVLYAFLGLRFRQDLRRLLRGGGCSPRLQPRGRCPRRPRLSSCSAPTETHSLSWDN, from the exons ATGGGGACGGAGCCCACAGAGCAg GTTTCCTGGGACCCCTACTCCGGGGATGATGAGGCGGCATATTCAGCTGAGCCAATGCCTGAGCTCTGCTACAAGGCGGATGTCCAGGCCTTCAGCAGGGCCTTCCAACCCAGTGTCTCCCTGACGGTGGCTGCGTTAGGTCTGGCGGGCAATGGCCTGGTCCTGGCCACTCATCTAGCGGCCCGACGCACTGCCCGCTCGCCCACCTCCGCCCACCTGCTCCAGTTAGCCCTGGCCGATCTCCTGTTGGCCCTGACCCTGCCCTTTGCTGCAGCAGGGGCTCTCCAGGGCTGGAGTCTAGGAAGTGCCACCTGCCGTGCCATCTCGGGCCTCTACTCGGCCTCCTTCCATGCCGGTTTCCTCTTCCTAGCCTGTATCAGTGCCGACCGCTACGTG GCCATCGCGCGGGCGCTCCCAACCGGGCAGCGGCCCTCCACGCCCAGCCGCGCACACTTGGTCTCAGTCTTAGTGTGGTTGCTGTCACTGCTCCTGGCGCTACCTGCGCTCCTCTTCAGCCGGGATGGGCAACGCGAAGGTCAGCGACGCTGTCGCCTTATCTTCCCCGAGGGCCTCACGCAGACTGTGAAAGGAGCAAGCGCTGTAGCGCAGGTGGTCCTGGGCTTCGCGCTGCCACTGGGCGTCATGGCAGCCTGCTACGCTCTGCTGGGCCGCACGCTGCTGGCCGCCAGGGGGCCCGAGCGCCGGCGCGCTTTGCGCGTCGTGGTGGCCCTGGTGGCAGCCTTCGTGGTGCTGCAACTGCCCTACAGCCTCGCCCTGCTGCTGGATACCGCCGATCTACTGGCAGCCCGGGAGCGAAGCTGCCCTGCCAGCAAGCGCAAGGATCTGGCACTGCTCGTGACTGGCGGATTGGCCCTGGCCCGCTGCGGCCTGAATCCTGTGCTCTACGCTTTTCTGGGCCTGCGCTTCCGCCAGGACCTGAGGAGGCTGCTACGGGGTGGGGGCTGCAGCCCAAGGCTGCAACCCCGCGGCCGCTGCCCCCGCCGGCCCCGCCTTTCTTCTTGCTCGGCTCCCACTGAGACACACAGTCTCTCTTGGGACAATTAG